One genomic region from Branchiostoma lanceolatum isolate klBraLanc5 chromosome 7, klBraLanc5.hap2, whole genome shotgun sequence encodes:
- the LOC136439365 gene encoding guanine nucleotide-binding protein G(o) subunit alpha-like, whose product MGCTMSAEERAAIEKTKQIDKNLKEDGLVASKDIKLLLLGAGESGKSTIVKQMKIIHEDGFTTDDMQQFKPVVYSNTIQSLTSILRAMEVLKVEYGEPEREQDAKLVFEVVQRMEDTEPFSPELLSAMKRLWVDKGVQECFSRANEYQLNDSAKYYLDDLERLGAEEYEPTEQDILRTRVKTTGIVETHFTFKNLNFRLFDVGGQRSERKKWIHCFEDVTAIIFVAALSGYDLVLHEDETTNRMHESLKLFDSICNNKWFTETSIILFLNKKDLFEEKITRSPLTMAFPEYTGPNTYTEAAAYVQAQFESKNKSPNKEIYTHMTCATDTSNIQFVFDAVTDVIIANNLRGCGLY is encoded by the exons ATGGGGTGTACGATGAGCGCAGAGGAAAGGGCCGCCATTGAAAAAACCAAGCAAATCGACAAGAATCTAAAAGAGGACGGTTTGGTGGCCTCCAAGGATATCAAGCTTCTTCTGTTAG GTGCGGGCGAGTCGGGGAAAAGCACCATCGTCAAACAGATGAA GATTATCCACGAGGATGGGTTCACCACGGATGACATGCAGCAGTTCAAGCCGGTGGTTTACAGCAACACCATTCAGTCCCTCACGTCCATTTTACGCGCCATGGAGGTCCTCAAAGTGGAATATGGGGAGCCGGAAAGAGAG CAAGACGCGAAGTTGGTGTTCGAGGTTGTGCAGAGAATGGAGGACACGGAACCCTTCTCCCCCGAGCTGCTGTCGGCCATGAAGAGGCTGTGGGTGGACAAGGGCGTGCAGGAATGCTTTAGTAGGGCCAACGAATATCAGCTGAACGACAGCGCTAAATA TTACCTCGACGACCTGGAGCGGCTGGGCGCGGAGGAGTACGAACCCACGGAACAGGACATCCTGCGGACGAGAGTCAAGACGACGGGCATTGTAGAAACACATTTCACCTTTAAAAATCTAAATTTCAG ATTATTCGACGTCGGAGGCCAAAGGTCAGAGCGAAAGAAGTGGATCCACTGTTTCGAGGACGTGACGGCCATAATTTTTGTAGCAGCCCTTAGCGGGTACGACCTAGTACTGCACGAGGACGAAACTACG AACCGAATGCACGAGAGTCTGAAGCTGTTCGACTCCATCTGTAACAACAAGTGGTTCACGGAGACGTCCATCATCCTCTTTCTCAACAAGAAGGACCTGTTCGAGGAGAAGATCACCAGGTCGCCCCTGACCATGGCCTTCCCAGAATACACCG GGCCCAACACATACACAGAAGCGGCTGCGTACGTCCAGGCACAGTTCGAGAGTAAGAATAAgagtccaaataaggagatcTACACCCACATGACATGCGCAACGGACACCAGCAACATCCAGTTCGTCTTCGACGCCGTCACTGACGTCATCATCGCCAACAACCTCAGAGGCTGCGGCTTGTACTAA
- the LOC136439364 gene encoding uncharacterized protein produces the protein MAPSRKKRKLRRNIHRHVKYKKQDTSLLTAGTSSTSNQPHVASFDTLPLECRVLIFSFLSDWDKCTASTVSKSWFATIRSPILWQTVDFTTFSVDTRDDFYKDYVQTALAPLDWKGHVLYCFNCYKKRLDHYARYLRSVKAAVKHLRFQFDLGHPEDRFGRMLINVLRGVNCRNLVALDAMWSQTLCRPLMPHPSDYFPPYESPPLGKVKAFQEFLKVLVAVAPNLRQAMLPFDWSFESTSLLTQFRYLTELHLKYYWIFSVLSQEQLTALLKGLIHLKKFTLQLRNRITPGSLHELQYTMESKSVQLLDISGCQGFFLRGMNMPQLQRIWVSRPRWSGPLIILNEHSFIPRCVYCVLVEGAPALKVINSYRLEENWTRGMSAELHRTLRHACSCQKHLNSWALM, from the exons ATGGCACCATCCAGGAAAAAGAGAAAACTCAGGAGAAACATTCACCGCCATGTCAAATACAAAAAACAGGACACTTCACTACTAACTGCAGGCACCTCCTCTACATCCAACCAACCACATGTTGCAAGTTTTGACACCCTCCCGCTGGAATGTAGAGTTCTGATCTTCTCTTTCCTATCCGACTGGGACAAATGCACGGCCTCCACTGTGTCCAAGTCATGGTTTGCCACAATCCGCAGCCCTATACTGTGGCAGACGGTCGACTTTACAACTTTCTCGGTAGACACAAGAGACGACTTTTACAAAGACTACGTCCAGACGGCGCTGGCACCCTTGGACTGGAAGGGCCACGTCTTGTACTGTTTCAACTGTTATAAGAAGAGATTGGACCACTATGCTCGATACTTGAGGTCTGTCAAGGCAGCAGTGAAGCATCTTCGGTTTCAGTTTGACCTGGGACATCCAGAGGACCGGTTTGGAAGGATGCTAATTAATGTACTACGGGGGGTGAACTGTCGGAACCTCGTAGCACTGGATGCAATGTGGTCACAAACCCTGTGCAGACCGTTAATGCCACATCCCTCAGATTACTTCCCTCCCTACGAATCCCCACCCCTGGGGAAGGTCAAGGCCTTTCAGGAATTTCTCAAAGTTTTGGTGGCAGTTGCGCCCAATCTGAGGCAAGCGATGCTGCCATTTGATTGGTCGTTTGAGTCAACGAGTCTGTTGACGCAGTTCAGATATCTGACCGAGCTGCACCTGAAGTACTACTGGATATTCAGTGTCTTGTCTCAGGAGCAGCTGACAGCATTGCTGAAGGGTCTCATACATCTGAAGAAGTTCACACTGCAGCTGAGGAACCGCATCACCCCAG GATCTCTCCATGAGCTACAGTACACCATGGAGTCCAAGTCTGTCCAACTGCTGGACATTTCTGGCTGCCAGGGCTTCTTCCTGCGTGGAATGAACATGCCACAGCTGCAGAGGATATGGGTGTCCCGTCCGCGCTGGTCGGGGCCGCTCATCATCCTCAACGAACACTCCTTCATCCCGCGCTGCGTCTACTGTGTATTGGTTGAGGGCGCGCCGGCGCTCAAGGTGATCAACTCGTACAGATTGGAGGAGAACTGGACTCGGGGCATGAGCGCTGAACTACACCGAACACTGCGCCATGCCTGCTCCTGTCAGAAGCACCTCAACTCCTGGGCTCTCATGTAG